In Fusarium oxysporum Fo47 chromosome XI, complete sequence, the following are encoded in one genomic region:
- a CDS encoding Endoribonuclease L-PSP/chorismate mutase-like protein, with protein MSHLTYTSYEGYGERAKKDLWYSQAVRVGDIIECSGQGGWDRETEKIDPNVVIQIEKAFDNVECALKAAGSRGWEDVFFLRSHHLPCNNEAIETMVRCLKKYCPNHQPTWTALGVPRLALDDMRVEIEVRAHVPKDREEK; from the exons ATGTCTCACCTTACCTACACGTCCTATGAAGGTTATGGCGAGCGCGCCAAGAAGGACCTTTGGTATAGCCAAGCCGTCCGTGTCGGAGACATCATTGAATGTTCTGGGCAAG GTGGTTGGGACCGAGAGACTGAGAAAATCGACCCGAATGTTGTGATACAAATAGAGAAAGCATTTGACAATGTCGAATGTGCTCTGAAGGCAGCAGGTAGTCGCGGTTGGGAGgatgttttctttttaagGTCACACCACCTGCCCTGCAACAACGAGGCAATTGAAACAATGGTTCGCTGCCTCAAGAAGTACTGCCCGAATCATCAGCCGACCTGGACAGCCTTGGGGGTCCCTCGCCTGGCTCTTGACGACATGCGAGTAGAGATCGAAGTGCGCGCGCATGTCCCTAAAGACCGAGAAGAGAAGTAA
- a CDS encoding NADP-dependent oxidoreductase domain-containing protein — protein MSQGKTFTLNTGAKIPLLGYGTWQASPGEVGQGVYEALKVGYRHLDLAKVYGNQPEIAEALKKSFAEIPGLKREDVFITSKLWNSQHDPKQVEAALDDCLQELGLEYLDLYLIHFPVSFKNSGAPIGQDLFPLTGGNQPDGDVVIDDSISIVDTWKAVTELPKSKARAVGVSNHTKEHLEAIIKGTGVVPAVNQIERHPLLIQKDLIDYCKEKNIHVTAYSAFGNNMVNAPLLFTYPEIKAVAERLTKEKGQPVSPTQVLLAWAQVGGHSVIPKSVTPKRIAENFQEIDLSEDDIREIEQVGKEQRRYNVPYVANKPRWDVNIFGHEDEKPATHQVII, from the exons ATGTCTCAAGGCAAGACTTTCACTCTCAACACTGGTGCCAAGATCCC TCTCCTGGGATACGGCACATGGCAAGCCTCCCCCGGTGAGGTCGGTCAGGGTGTCTACGAGGCCCTCAAGGTTGGCTACAGACACTTGGATCTGGCCAAGGTCTACGGAAACCAGCCTGAAATCGCCGAGGCCTTGAAAAAGTCCTTTGCTGAGATCCCTGGCCTGAAGCGAGAGGATGTCTTCATTACCTCTAAGCTCTGGAACTCGCAGCACGACCCCAAGCAGGTCGAGGCTGCTCTGGATGACTGTCTGCAAGAGCTCGGTCTTGAGTACCTTGACCTCTACCTCATCCACTTCCCCGTCTCTTTCAAGAACTCGGGAGCTCCCATTGGTCAGGATCTGTTCCCTCTCACCGGAGGAAATCAGCCCGATGGTGACGTCGTCATCGATGACAGCATCTCCATCGTCGACACATGGAAGG CCGTGACCGAGCTGCCCAAGTCCAAGGCCCGCGCTGTCGGTGTTTCCAACCACACCAAGGAGCAC CTCGAGGCAATTATCAAGGGCACTGGAGTTGTGCCTGCTGTTAACCAGATCGAGCGCCACCCTCTCCTGATCCAGAAGGATCTCATTGACTActgcaaggagaagaacatcCACGTTACCGCATACTCT GCTTTCGGTAACAACATGGTCAACGCTCCCCTCCTCTTCACCTACCCCGAGATCAAGGCCGTCGCCGAGCGATtgaccaaggagaagggtcAACCCGTCTCACCTACACAAGTCCT GCTCGCCTGGGCTCAGGTTGGTGGCCACAGTGTCATCCCCAAGTCTGTTACACCTAAGCGTATTGCCGAGAACTTCCAGGAGATCGACTTGTCTGAGGACGATATCCGCGAGATTGAGCAGGTTGGCAAGGAGCAGCGCCGGTACAACGTTCCTTATGTCGCTA ACAAGCCTCGGTGGGATGTCAACATCTTCGGccatgaggatgagaagcctGCCACCCACCAGGTCATTATTTAA
- a CDS encoding pectin lyase fold/virulence factor yields the protein MRLSAVIKSACFLLLGQSTISEGAKTPQGFLQTWPIPDGVPIATSFDVKARVPGGKWEKIETYQPVHNEVNFTTGGSIKHNSSLAYFDFNGTVEIQARYLNDRVSKAVIRPYSLNLTPKRSGSVVTFTLNEPRDVIVQVNDDIFDVLHIFTNPPDTNVPSEKDKDVIYYGPGYHKLNSTLEVGSGKTLYVAGGAVVSAPDITVTNSTDVIIRGRGLLYSPKGNSLQIYRSSNVLIERLVGINFLPRAYESKDVTFSHWRDFSAVQWGDGMDVYCCENVLIDSVFLRNSDDCIAVYAHRNEWYGNSTNITIQNSILWADVAHPINIGTHGNTEDPETIAGLTIRNIDILDQREGQVDYQGTIALNPGDGNLIQDVLIDDVRVEDIRVGQLLNFRVMYNTKYNTSPGRGIKDVLVRDLKYNGTKASMSIFVGYDEDRTISNVTFENLVINGKVISDNMQKPGWYLTTDFIPAYANEHVNNMTFTTT from the coding sequence ATGAGACTTAGCGCTGTTATCAAATCAGCATgcttcctccttcttggtcaaAGCACCATTTCTGAAGGTGCAAAGACCCCCCAGGGCTTTCTCCAGACTTGGCCTATTCCCGATGGCGTCCCTATCGCAACCTCTTTTGATGTCAAAGCTCGCGTTCCCGGTGGCAAGTGGGAAAAGATTGAAACATATCAACCAGTTCACAACGAGGTCAACTTTACCACCGGCGGTTCTATCAAGCACAACTCATCTCTGGCATATTTCGATTTCAACGGTACTGTAGAGATTCAAGCCAGATATCTCAATGATCGAGTTTCCAAGGCCGTTATCAGGCCTTACTCCCTCAACCTAACCCCTAAAAGGTCTGGTTCAGTTGTTACTTTTACCTTGAACGAGCCGCGAGATGTCATTGTTCAAGTCAACGATGACATCTTCGATGTTCTGCACATTTTCACCAACCCCCCTGATACAAACGTGCCATCTGAAAAGGATAAAGATGTCATTTACTACGGCCCTGGCTATCATAAGCTCAACTCTACGCTTGAGGTTGGATCTGGCAAAACTCTTTATGTCGCCGGCGGAGCAGTGGTTTCAGCTCCCGATATCACAGTGACCAACTCGACTGATGTGATCATACGTGGACGAGGTCTCTTGTACAGTCCAAAGGGAAATTCCCTACAGATCTACCGATCCAGCAACGTCTTGATCGAGCGTCTCGTTGGTATCAACTTCCTCCCTAGGGCGTATGAGTCAAAGGACGTGACATTCAGTCATTGGCGCGACTTCAGCGCAGTGCAATGGGGAGATGGAATGGACGTTTATTGCTGCGAGAACGTCCTTATCGATTCCGTCTTCTTGCGCAATTCGGACGACTGTATCGCAGTTTACGCTCACAGAAATGAATGGTACGGAAACTCGacaaacatcaccatccaAAACTCAATTCTGTGGGCCGATGTCGCGCATCCGATTAATATTGGAACCCATGGCAATACTGAGGACCCCGAGACCATTGCAGGTCTAACTATTCGCAACATCGACATCCTCGACCAAAGAGAGGGACAGGTCGACTACCAAGGGACTATTGCACTCAATCCTGGAGATGGCAACCTGATTCAAGACGTCTTGATTGACGATGTACGTGTCGAAGATATTCGCGTTGGCCAACTGCTTAACTTCCGTGTCATGTACAATACCAAGTACAACACATCACCGGGCCGAGGGATCAAGGATGTGCTGGTGCGTGATTTGAAGTACAATGGGACAAAGGCCAGCATGTCCATCTTTGTCGGTTATGATGAGGACCGGACGATCAGCAATGTTACGTTCGAAAACCTGGTTATTAATGGGAAGGTCATCTCGGACAACATGCAGAAGCCGGGCTGGTATTTGACTACGGATTTTATTCCGGCATATGCAAATGAGCATGTGAACAACATGACATTCACGACTACTTGA